The sequence CCGCGGCCGTAGGCGCGCTCTGCGAGTCGCAGACGCGTCTCCGCTCGGTCGCCGCAGTCGCCGCTGTCGACTCCGTCTCCGTCCGCTCTCGGCGACAGCGAACTCGGGTACCACGCCACCTCGCCCGCGTCGGCTCGGACCCCGGCCGAGAAGTCGAGCGCGAGGATGCCGACATCGACGGGGATGCTCTCGAGCAGCGCGGGTTCGACGGCCGCGTCGGTCGCCGCTGTCGCCAGCCACACCTCGTCGGCCAGCGCCGTCTCCACGTCGTGTTCCAACTGCCCCGAGAGCGCGCGCGCGGCGCTGGCGTCCAGGTCGGGTTTGTTCTCGATGGCGACGATGCGACGAACCCAGTCGGGGTACGGCGCGATGCGGCGAATCTCGATTCTCCGCCCTTTACGTCGCTTCTCGACGACGCCGCGGGCGGCGGCGCGGTGGATCGCCGCGAGGACGTAGCGCCACGGGTAGCCCGGATGGGGGAGCGCGTCGCGGTACCACGTCCACTCGGCAGGTGCGTGGCGAACGACGTGCAGGAGGTCGGAGTCGAGTTCGTCGTCACCGAACGCCGCGCGCGCGGCGAGCGCCTCGGGGTCGGCTTCGACGACGACGGTGTCCCAGCGGCGTCGCTTCGTGCCGAGCTGCCGCGCGACGACGAGCGCCGACTCGCGGTCGCTCTCCGGGGGCCACGCGCGTTCGGCCCACCGGCAGGTCAGAAGCTCGAAAACGAACTCCGAGTCGGCCGGATAGCTCACGGCCGCACTGCGAGCGCAGTCGCTATTCGTGTTACGGAACGCGGCGCGAGCGCGCGCCGACCCGCCTCACCCGCCGCGGGTCACGCGAGGTACTTTCGCTCCGGTTCGTCGTCGCCGTTCTCCGAGACGAGTTCGTTGAGGTAGTTGTGCGCCTCTTCGAGAATCTCGCGCGGGCCGTCCTGCGTGATCGTGTTGATGGCCTGTTCGTAGTCGCGCCACTGCAGGTCGCGGTGCTCGCTCGACAGCTCCGCGCTGGCCTCGAACGAGCGCGCGATGAACAGGTGGACCGTCTTGTGGATGGTCTTGCCACCGGCTTCGAACACGTAGTCGTACTCTCTGCGGAACCCGTCGACGAGGCGGAAGTCGTCGATGCCCGCCTCCTCTCCGATCTCTCTAATCGCCGTCTGCTGCAGTTCCTCATCGCCTTCGACCCCGCCTTTCGGGAACTCCCAGTCCCCGGGTCGGCTCTTCAGGAGCAGATACTCCCGTCGGCCGCGGGTGTCGCGGAAGAGGATGGCTCCAGCACTGACCGCTTCGACCGTCATTGTATCCACGTAGACCATCCCGTGTTAAGAGAATATCGGAGGCGTCGGCACAGTCTCGCACAGTCGACGCTCGACGGCGCGATTTCTGCGGAAACGTACCCGACTTTATCAGTGACCCGCCGTCGTCGACCGGTTCGCGCGCGTCGACGGTGCGGAGCGGCGGCTCCGTCGACCGAGAGGCGAGTCCCCGTGCGGAACAGTCACGCACGCCGCACGCTGTAGATGCGTTTTTACCGCTCCGCGTGCGAAACTGAGAGTAACCCCCCAGCTCATGACTTTTGTAACCAAACTCACTTTCGAA is a genomic window of Haloprofundus halophilus containing:
- a CDS encoding DUF5787 family protein, with protein sequence MSYPADSEFVFELLTCRWAERAWPPESDRESALVVARQLGTKRRRWDTVVVEADPEALAARAAFGDDELDSDLLHVVRHAPAEWTWYRDALPHPGYPWRYVLAAIHRAAARGVVEKRRKGRRIEIRRIAPYPDWVRRIVAIENKPDLDASAARALSGQLEHDVETALADEVWLATAATDAAVEPALLESIPVDVGILALDFSAGVRADAGEVAWYPSSLSPRADGDGVDSGDCGDRAETRLRLAERAYGRGWRSYHSTMRQDCRHFELRRAGDALLPWCAAKGRHQTAAECAGSCGSFQPEPPQWRTRGWPIEGGPGKGIERLLERRRARVRERSAPDSR
- a CDS encoding bis(5'-nucleosyl)-tetraphosphatase; the encoded protein is MTVEAVSAGAILFRDTRGRREYLLLKSRPGDWEFPKGGVEGDEELQQTAIREIGEEAGIDDFRLVDGFRREYDYVFEAGGKTIHKTVHLFIARSFEASAELSSEHRDLQWRDYEQAINTITQDGPREILEEAHNYLNELVSENGDDEPERKYLA